ACGTAGTCGACGCGCCCGCGTGGACGATCGAAACGGCGGACGACCTGGTCATCGCCCGCTGGGACGGCCTGCAGCCTCCCGAACTGCTCGACGCGCCCGGTCCGGGACTCCGGGAAGGATGGGACGTCTTCTCCTGCCTGTTCTTTGCCCGGTCCGCCCGGATCATGTTCAACGGTCACCTGATACCGGGTGAACCCTATCCGGTCGATATATGGAAGCCCAGTCTCGGCGGCGAGCGCAGCTCCTGTGTGTTCGCACTGTCCGAGACCTTCATTCAAGCAGTCCGCCTGGACGGCCCGGACGAATGAACGCCCATCCCGCGATGGCGGCGATGATTAGCATCAGTACCAGGAGTCCCGCCACCCCGTAGAGTGCGCCGTCCGGTGTCGTGGCCAGCAAATCGAATTCCCACAGGACGGCACCCCGTTCCACCAGCCAGTGCCAGGCCGTATGGCCCGCGAGGACCGAGAGGATGACCGCACCGATCCGCCTGGGTTGCCCGGTCCACCCGGTCCGTCCGGTCTGTCCAATCTGCCCGGTCTGCTCACTTTGCCCGGCTTGCTCACTTTGCCCGGCCTGCTCACTGTGCCCGGCCTGCTCACCCGGAAGGAACCTGAAGAGCATCCGAAGTACCGGGACACAGACCAGGACCACGAGCAGCTGACCTAGTTCGACTCCCACGTTGAACGCCAGAAGCGAGACTACCAGGTGATCTCCGCCGAAAGGCAGCATGTCCCGCAGCGCGTAGGCGAAACCGAATCCGTGCACGAGTCCGAACCCGAATACGGCCATCCAGCGCCGGCGCAGGCCGGGGGACACGATGTTCTCCAGCGCCATGTAGACGATGGAGGCGGCGATCACCGTTTCCACGAGGGGCACGAACCAGAGGGCGGCGGGCGTCAGGCCCAGGGTGGCGGCGACCAGCGTGACCGAGTGCGCGACGGTAAAGGCGGTAACGAGGATCACGAGTACACGAAGGCGCTGAAAGGGGATGATCAGGCACAACAGGAACAGGAGATGATCCATGCCGTCGAG
The window above is part of the Gemmatimonadota bacterium genome. Proteins encoded here:
- a CDS encoding HupE/UreJ family protein, producing MALCLPVGTTDRVSPLMGRRAATGQVAVRVLLFLTITGLTAAVPSTGAFGHDIPTDITVRAFVKPEGQRLSMLVRVPLEAMLDVTFPLTGPGYLDLSRTDESLRDAAMLWLGQEVSIYENDTRLAVPELVAVRASLPSNPSFHAYDTALASTRGPPLPVGTQIFWQQVMLDVLFEYRITSDRSEFSILPGLERLGMRVSTVLRFLPASGGERLYQYTGNPGRVVLDPRWHQAAFRFVQLGFTHILDGMDHLLFLLCLIIPFQRLRVLVILVTAFTVAHSVTLVAATLGLTPAALWFVPLVETVIAASIVYMALENIVSPGLRRRWMAVFGFGLVHGFGFAYALRDMLPFGGDHLVVSLLAFNVGVELGQLLVVLVCVPVLRMLFRFLPGEQAGHSEQAGQSEQAGQSEQTGQIGQTGRTGWTGQPRRIGAVILSVLAGHTAWHWLVERGAVLWEFDLLATTPDGALYGVAGLLVLMLIIAAIAGWAFIRPGRPGGLLE